The genomic DNA GGAAGGTTGATTCaagaaaatgtttcatatttggtgttaaaaaaaatgaatacattctTCTGCAGCAAGTAATGTTGAGTTGTTTTCAGGAAAGAAATCTGGATTATGGATCCAGCCGCAGACCAGTACTACAAATGGCTGACTGTCATCGCAGGCCCAGTGTTTTATAACCTGATGATGATTGTAACAAGGTATCGTCCGttacctttttaaaaacctttaaaacTTCCAATTCATGGGACGATCACACATTTCTAACGCGTGCTGTCCTTGTTTTACAGATCCTGTTTTAACGAACTCCAGGACACGTATACAAAACTGTGGCTAGTCTTGGACTACACCGCCGACGTAATCTACTACGCAGACACATTTGTCAGATCGAGAACAGGTCAGATTCTTGAAGATGTCTCACAACAGCACCTGTACGGGTACACTTGTTTGTTTCGGTCTAAGTTTTCTATGGCTTCTAATTTCATGTTCTTCCACTCAGGTTATCTGGAACAGGGTCTGCTGGTGAAGGATGCTGGGAAACTGAGGAGTAAATACAGAACGACATCGCAGTTCAAATACGATATGATCTCCATGATACCCACCGATCTGCTGTTTTTGAAATTCGGATTCAACAACCCGGAGTTCAGATTTAACCGTCTCTGCAAAATCTCGAGGCTCTTTGAGTTCTTCGAGCGGACTGAAACCAGAACCAGCTTCCCCAACATGTTCCGTATCAGCAATCTCGTACTTTATATCCTCATTATTATCCACTGGAATGCTTGTATGTTCTTTGCCATTTCGAAAACCATCGGTTTTGGAACTGACACGTGGGTTTATCCCAACATCAGCCACCCGGAGCACGGCCGCTTGGCCAGAAAGTACATCTACTCCCTGTATTGGTCCACACTGACCCTCACCACCATCGGAGAGACGCCTCCACCAGTCAGGGATGTTGAATTCCTCTTTGTCATTTCCGATTTCCTCACTGGTGTATTGATCTTTGCTAGTATTGTCGGTAACGTCGGTGCCATGATCTCCAACATGAACGCCTCCCGTGCAGAGTTCCAGGCGAAGATCGACTCCATAAAGCAGTACATGCAGTTTCGAAAGGTCACCAAAGACCTGGAGGCCAGAGTCATCAAGTGGTTCGACTACCTGTGGACTGAGAAGAAGACCTGCGACGAGAAGGAAGTGTTGAAGAACCTTCCGGACAAGCTCAGGGCTGAGATCGCCATCAACGTCCATTTGGATACGCTGAAAAAAGTGCGCATCTTCCAAGATTGTGAAGCCGGACTGCTGATTGAATTGGTGCTCAAGCTGCAGCCGCAAGTGTTCAGTCCTGGAGATTACATCTGTAAGAAGGGGGATATTGGCAGGGAGATGTACATCATCAAGGAGGGGAAGCTAGCTGTGGTGGCTGATGATGGAGTCACTCAGTTTGTGGTGCTCAGCGATGGCGCATACTTTGGGGAAATCAGCATCTTGGGTATCAAGGGCAGTAAAGCAGGCAACAGGAGAACAGCCAACATCAGAAGCGTGGGCTACTCTGATCTCTTCGCCCTGTCCAAGGACGACTTGATGGAAGCTCTCACTGAGTACCCAGACGCCAAAAAGGCTCTGGAGGAGAAGGGGAAAGCCATCCTGATGAAGGACAACCTGATCGACGAAGCGATCGCCAACGCCGGCGCCGACCCCAAAGACATAGAGGAGAAGATCGTCAAGCTGCAGGGCAACCTGGATGGCTTGCAGGTCCAGTTCGCGAAGCTGATGGCGCAGTTGACCTCCAGCCAGACGAGGATGAAGCAGAGAGTCACAGAGATGGAGGCCAAAGTAAAATCCATACGACCCGAGGACCTGACGGAAGTGGTGGCCGACAAGGACAAAAAAGTGCAGTAACGTAAGAGATGGACTTTACAGGAAACGAAGGTGTGTTAGACTGACACTTTTTAAAGGCCCATGTTTATATCTATTTATACATCTgtttattatcatcataatgtgtcaaaatgtgtacagtgtgtgcagCAAATACTCTCCGTACGCTACGACTGACAGCCGACTTCACGCTGTCATGGATCTACTTGAGTGTGCTGATCAGAGGAACTCGTGTACGCACAGGAATGGCTTTTCTTAGCCTTAGAATAATCAGGATCAGTACTGACATTTTCCCCTTAACATAAATATTGATCTGTCTGTATATATCCATTTGATACTGTATGTGAATGTATAAGATACACCCAAACGCAGTTCTGTTTATAAGTTACCAGCATACACTATCAGTTGTAAATGTGATCTGTGAATAAAGATTAAAATGTTCTTATAACATGTACTGTGTGTCTAGAATGTCATTTTGTATAACAGAGAGATCTTTTGAGCAGCACTTGGAATAtaacaacatatatatatatatatacatttttatttttgagtctTAATAAGTCTTTTCTGACTTTAAACCCTCTGAACCTGGCTTCAAATCTATAATATTTctctttaatataaatatataacactCTCGTTTCCGTCCATCTGGTCGTTTAGCTCGGTTTTTGGTCTGAAATAGCTCCTGAGGAAAATATCTAGCTCTTTAGCTTCTACTCTGTCCTGTTTGCAAGTAAGCTAAAgataaaaattcagtcatttacTCTCCCCCATAACGATGGAAAATGGTAAAAATTTCTTTGCAACATTCGCCTGAACATATGAAGTAGATGAGGATGTAAACAAcaactgtaaaaacatttttttttaaaacataaaatggctccatacagcttgtctggtttaATTTCAATTCAGAGGGTAcacgctaacacttttagcgTAACAGCACCATGATCttggaagcagcatcggagccagcgacaccaacagactcaacaaactgatcaggaaggctggctctgtgattggctgcaaacaggacactctggaggctgtggtggagaggaggacactgaaaaaactgttatccatcatggataatcctctccaccctctccaactcacactggtcagacagcggagcaccttctccggaaagctgcttcagcttcgctgtcgtagcaacagatacaggaaatctttcctgccacaatccatcactttatacaacaactctctcacctctgcctgacagagaactctggtctctctactgttttgttgcatatattattattgttatagtatattttgcatattttgttttgttgtatatattattattgtttattgtttatagcacactgtgcactgtatatatacactatgtttatattggattctatttatgttatgtatgaagtgttttatttgctgacccaatactgctgtaacaaaataatttcccagtctgggatcattaaagtaattctatccatctatctatctatctatctatctatctatctatctatctatctatcttggCTTAGAAAATAGAGGCAACGTCTCGTGAAACCAGTTGGAGATATCTGGGATTCAGGAGATGTGGATTAAGCCCGACCAGCATGTTTGGAGCCATTcaatgttttgttctgttttttgttttttttacactttaaaacaagtccccatctccCTCAGATGTTAAGAGaacgctgcaacgctgttttgctgtgaagctcctgaaatgttttgtggactacaaaactccacctgactttccatcagcaatGGGGCGAGTAGGTAATGACTAAATTCCAATTTTTGGGCGAGCTGTTCCTTTAATATAAAATTGCCCCTTGAAGTAACGTCTATAATGTTATTTGAGGAAAATCTTTCAGTGCAAATCAACGACAGATTTGACGGATTTCTTCAACTTTTATTTACTTTGCATAATAATTGCTTTACATCAGAGTGTCACATTTTCTGCACATTCTTTATGTACCTGAGATAATTGGCCAAACAAAACACGTCATGTGACTCTTTTTCTTAAATAGGCATCGCACATTTGGCAACTGCACTTACAAAATGTgccatcagaaaaaaataacacttaaTAGCAAACAAACCAAAAGGAAGAGAAACACTTGTTTCAGGATGTGAGAGTCTGGCCCGACCAGTCAGTTTTGAAACTGTGCAAGCTATCGAAACCCCGCAATCTGGTCGGGTTCCCTGTTTCACAACACACTGTACTCGTTTTCTACATAACAGGCACGACAAAGAAATACTTTAAAATAACCTACAGGTTAGTGGTGTGTTTGCTCTCGCACTGACGGGAAATAGTTTACATATAAGCTTGTCAGTGAGGCTGTTTGGGTTAGCAGTAATATAAAAGGCTTCATCTCAATATACTACAATGACAATCATGACCAAGAAGCACCATTATGCTCAGTGCACTCAGTTGTGGGATAGAGCCTGAGGACTGAATACTGCTACACCATCAAGAActagaaaaacaagagaaaattcAAACTAAGTcaataaatatactgtatgtgctgGCATTCACTAAAATACGGTGTATAAGTGCACTTTCACAGCTTCACAAATCATATATTGTTTATGTTCGCCCACAATCAAAACACAcgagaaaaaacaaatcatgtaAGTGCTGCCTTAAACTCTTTGGGAGACCTAATGTAGCGTAAATGAATCTAGCTCTCGGAGGAAGTTGGGCCTCAGACTGAAAGGCCGACAGCGGAGTATGACTGTTAAGGGGTTGGTTAGGCACAGGGTTATTGCAGCATCTTGGTTCATGTTATTTCCCTCTCTGTATTTCTGTGATAGTCCCTTTTGTTtggttaaaatgcaaaaaaaaccttCCCTCGTGGATTTGTCACAGCATCCCAAATCCTTTGGCGTAAGTGATGGCCTTCAGGAGTCTTTCTTTCAACTTCTCCTTGGAGGAGTATTCTGGGAGCAGCAGTGCATTAAAGCAGGTGTGAGAGGTTGGTAGCCTGAAAGAAAGGACGAAAAGTAAGGAAACACTGCGAGACAAGCTTAGTATGTGAGTTTGACCATCAGCAAAATGTTTGGGATctttagagctgcaacaattaattgattagtcaaCTGTAAGAGAATTTCAAGCAAGTGTCGAACATTTTCTGGTTCAACCTTCTTAAACGTCAGGATtatctgcttctctttgtcatttatgatagttaaagaggtcatattatgctttttttgttttttgcctttaCTTTATTTGCGTAATGGAGCATTTTAGTGCACGTAAAAgttctgcaaagtgaaaaatcCCAAAGTGCACGCCAAAGGGAGTTACTCTCTGTGTAAAGGGTTGCTGCAgcacatgagaaaaataatgggTTTTTTGAAAAAGTGTAAGTTctaccaggaccaggaccacaaataaaagcatgaacctGATCATTAGTAAAGTATGACCTCTTTAATGTGAAATCTTTGGGTTATGGACCATAGCACTGCCCCTCAGAAGTTTTTCATTAGGGAACCCCAAATTTTGGGTGGGTGACGGACAGTCAAAAGGTATTTAACTGCCCTGTTTGAATCTGCTCTTTTCGTTTGAAGGTGTTCTAATCATTAACTGTGCCTGttctgtacctgtctgtgtcagAGCCATTCTTCGCGatgatcatttttaattttccaaGTCCGCCGACTGGTGCTCTGTCTGTGCCGGTGGTGAACTGAAGAAACAACCTCTTCTGCTCCTCCCCAAACGAGTGAATCGTTTCCCAGAAGTCTCTgtgtgcagaagaagaaaaaaaaaacgttaaacAGAAATGATCTGACTGATAAAATCAGCGTCAGTTCTATAATGTGAGCATCTGcctaaaacatgtttttacattggtaatgttttgtttaagtGGAGAAAACCAGACTCACTTGATGATTTGACTGTCTTTGCTGTAACCTCCGTCATAATCTGTCGTCTTTTCAAGCGCCTCGAAGTCGAGTTTCTGTGAAGAGATCGCTCTGAAAGTCAGAAAAATCACTGGCGACAAGAcgcaaacaaaaatcaaaatgcaGGTTTGTTCCCTCACCCTGCTTCCACAGATCAGCATCTCCACTTCCTCAGGTCTAAACAAATATTTCAGCGGGGACTCCTTCGTGACCATTTGGAAACCTTTTTTGAAGGCTTTAAATTGTCTCTCCACACTTGTGTTCAGTATGTAATCAGTATACAGATCCACGAACTCCTGTGAAGTACAGATGTAAAAGGCCAAAACATCATGTTAAATGTACAGATAAGCAACTGCAGATTATTTACTTTCATTGCTGTGGTGATTATGAACCTTTGACCAACAGTCAGTGAGTGTATTCTGTGTATTTTAAGTGATGTTTCTATACAACTTTCCACAACAGAGGGAAGACAACCTACAGGATGCACCATCATGGGAGTTCCTGTTGCTGCACATCTAATAATAACATAGCTGGACACCGTCGTAACACATGTCAGGCTTTTTGATTtggtgaaaaaatacatttaaattgataTCCTGTCCAATGTACATCAAACCACTGTCCTTCCACTACCATATCacacctgctgcagctctgacacTGATATAAAAGAACCTTATTATCCTTTACACGGAGCACTGTCAAGGTGTTAACACGAGGGGTGTAAGACACTTCACCTGTCTGTTCTCCTTGGTGACAGGGATCTGTTCTCCGTCCTCCTTTAAATCATGTAAGACTGGACTTCCGAAAAGGTCTGTGTGTGATATCTGGAAGGTGAGCATCATGTCTGTCTCTACATTGCCTGTATATTCAAGCAGCTCCTTCAGACTCTGGAACAGAGCctgcaggaaggaaagaagagacaTCTGCTGGTCAGGCAAGATACTGCAGgtgaataaagtaaaacaatttAACTAGAAGATGTCGCTATGAAACTTCCCCTGTTGATTATTTAAATTAAGAATATTAATTTTTGTATTACAAGTTTTCAGATGTTTCATGGGGGTTAATATAGAAGTGTTTGTTGGCCTTTTCACTGACTTTCCTAAAGACTCCACCAGATTGCAGTTTCTCCTCTTGCATCCGGTCTTGATGTGTTAAGcttagctaagctaactgtctcctGGATCAAGCTGAGAGTGGTATTAATCTCCCGTAACTCTCTGTAAGTAAGCAAATGAgcatgtttcccaaaatgttcaaCTGTTCCATAAGTGCTTGAGTCTgttgctttacaaaaaaaacgCTGCTCTAACCCTCTGAAAGTGTACCAatgctgcaaaatgttcttGATTTTAACAGTAACATTCACAATCATCTTCAGCAAGAGAAGGTTTCTCCCTAACATTTGTAATTACAGAACTGGTGATTTGTCTTTCACTGTGTATTAACTTTGGAGAAAGTTACTGTACTGGATGAGAGTCTGACAGGTCCAAGTAGGTCCCTTTCTTGCCCAGGAGTTTCCTGTAGACGACCATTGGGAAATGTACGTCCAGGATGCAGTTGTTGTAAATGGCGAGTCCCAGGACGAGTCCGACGAGAGTGTACTGCGCTTCATTCTCCAGTGAGGATGAATTAAACCAAAAGAGTTTCGTCTCGTCGTCGTAGGTGAACATTCCTGTTCAGAAAGACAGGAACAAAAGTCAGGAAATGTATACACTTTGTGAAATACAGTTGCTTTCCAGCCAAAAGTCAGAACaaaagattgataccactcttatATCTGTAACATGTAAATGAAGTTACAgttattagcttagcttagcaggCAAACTGGAAACAAggaaaacagctagcttggATCTGTccacaggaaacaaaaaacccacaacAGTGCAACTAAAGCTCACTAGTATCCTGCTGATAGCTATTTCCCCATTTGCAGTCACAATGTTAAGCTGAACTAGAGATGATTGGaacaacagtggtgttgtgACATGAATACAATGGAAGGGGGGAGACCGAATATTACATTTAGCTGCTGGACGTGATCAATAACGCCTGTGAGCGTACTTCACAAAATGTCTGTGATTTCATGTCTCACCTATGTCAGGATTGAAAATTTCCTCCAAGACCAACTGAAAGAACTCCTTTGAAACCCCTCCCTCGTCAACGCCTTGCTCCCCCTCAAACTCAACAAACAGCTGCTTCTTCAGGTCGGAAGGGTTCTCCATGGAGATCATCTccagctgcaacacaaacacagcaggactcAGCCTCAGTCGGACATCCCATGCACATGCGGCAGTAACGTATGATGCTGTAACTCACTCTAACGAGGGCGTCGTCGATGATGTGATCTCTGCGTACTTTGAGCTTGAGATAAGGGTTGGGCTGCTGGCCCTGGACCATGCTGTAGAGGGCTGTGAGGCGGCGCTCGCTGTACATTCTTATCCTGTTGTCGTAGTACAGTCCTTGGTTCTTGGTGACCACATTGAGGATGAAGGGGCAGGTCTGGAAAGAAAACTTGGTTTCCGCGTTGACCTTAAAGAAGGTGAAATCTTTGTCCATCTCCACCACCTCGTTCAGCGACTCGTTAATGAAGTCCTCAAAGGGGATAAGGGGCTTTATGCTATCTAAAGGTCTGACACCCAGTTCTTTCTCCAGAGGATCGACCCGAGGACCTTTCTTATAGAGCTGCTCCTCACCCAGCATCTCATGCAGGGTGAGCTCATCGGACTCTGAGTCGTCCTCGTCGTCGTCGTTGTGCTCCACATTGACATCACCAGCCTGGATACTTGCGTAGAAGACGACTTTTAAACACTGGGTCGCAGCCACCACAGTCTCGTCGTCATTTACCAGATTTTCGCCGTCGTACTCATTGCTGACTACTGTGAAAGTGATGAGCTGCTGGAAGGTCTCCATCATGCGGCGGATGTGTGGGAGATCGTACTTGGACCAGACCCTTGACAGCCTGGCGAGCGCGGCCACCGGCAGTTTGCTCATTGCTTTGCAGAACTGTGGCAGTGCTACCTCCAGGTACTCCGGGCTGTGCAGGTTACTGTTCTCCATCACGATGATGAAGATATTCAGGTAATCTGGATTTGTGTCGTACACATCAAGGTATTCCAGGTCGAGTTCCATATTTGGAGTGAGGTAAATGATTGCGTTCACGAGAGCTGCCTCCACCTGGTcgatggttagaagtctgtcaTAGACTCTCCTCACGGCGCAAATGTCCACCGTAACCTCACAAGGATCGGACATGTTGCTGGCACCCTCGCCAGCAGCTGCCGAGGAAGCACCCATCGCTTCTGAGGTCTCCTCACTCTGCTTGTCCACATCTGTTGAGTCCAGGTTTTCAGTAGCGTTGTGTTCATCCTTCCTGAAACTCTTCATCAGGGACTCTGCGTTGGAGAAAACCCTGCCAATGACGCGGACGAGAGCCGAGTAGTCCCCTTCCTCCTCGCAGGAACTCAGGAGCGTACatacagtgttttctgtgaggTGATGAACATCTGGACCAGAACAGTAAAAGAATAAAGCaatcaaaacaaagaatgaTTCAAAAACAGCATCCAGAAGAGTCTGAGTCAGAGTTACAGTACCTGAGAAGTTCTCTCTGTCGCTCATTTTACTGTCCAGAAGAGAGTTTTCATTGGCACTGGAATCCGAGTCTTTCTTGGAGGGGTTAGGATTGCAGAGTTTGGCGTTAATCTTAAACAGCTCGAGTGCCTTGGCGGCGGCTGCATTGTTATCCAAAGGTCGAAAATCACAGCACGATGCGCAAAACTCATTCGTGCAGGCGCCATTTCCACAGCCGTCTGTTAACTGCCGAAAGTAGCGCTCAATTAGATGCTTTGCAGCCGCTCTGTTCCTGCGTGAGATATTTAAACAGGAAGTCGGATGATTTAAAGATGTCTACGGTTAGAAAAAAGAAGCATAAACACATTCTGGCAacgcaaataacaaaacatgtcCAACAGAACTGAACATTGAACGAGCACTTTTTACAAACATTCCTATTTTAAAGGCTAAGACATGATGAAACAGAGACGGGAATCACAGATGGAAAGATGCAACTTCTCTGATAGAAATATTAGTCTAACTAAAAGCATATTTATTAGTTTAGCTACAAGTATAACTAGGTCCATCACAGTGACTTACATTCGGCTGGATTCAGGTTTCCTCCTTCAGGCCCAATTTACAGTCCTCTGAAAGAAACATTCAGCAATTATGTAGAAATCTGATTTTTTGACGACTGTGTCAGGTTTAATTTTTAAACGAtctaattcatttaaaatgtaaaataggCAACAAAACTTTGGTGGTACCTTAAGTCTTTTTAAAGCGAATAACAACTGTTGATGTCAGCGTGCGTGAAGAGTTTACTGGTCACACATCTTTCTAATTTCACTTCTCCATGTCAGCAACCACTGAACTTCAATGTTTcaacagttttagtttttatttaaaaaatttgaAGGAGTCAAGTGACAGAAAATGGGATGAGAGCAGGGCGAGACGTGCAGCAAGGGGCCACGGGAACCTTGTCTCGATGAAACATGACATTCAGCTCAGTATGTTGCAGTTGGTTTTGGTTTATGATGGACAGTCAGGTAACCGGATATCTGATTTCATGCACGTCATGGTACAAGAACAACATCTGATCCaaatttaaagttatttttaggCTATTTTGTGTAACTCTGATTGCAGTGACAAATATTGCATTGCCCAATTTCACCGCACTGTAAACATGTTATGTTCAGCAGATGGAAATGTAGTTACTTTCTACAG from Sparus aurata chromosome 11, fSpaAur1.1, whole genome shotgun sequence includes the following:
- the cnga3a gene encoding cyclic nucleotide-gated channel cone photoreceptor subunit alpha isoform X2; translated protein: MAKICSEKTFLNRQRLSRNTPDEELAVIENGDSRVHSLCGDNCETALSSETRRGSFTGAGAMARENRQTERHDSFLERFRGPDLKDISSRESNAQSVGLNDTIRKRNKWPLAAYNMNNCNNTDDKKEEIKKEEKKEEKKDEEKKDGDKKEEEKKDEKKDEKKDEKKDEKKDDKKDDKKDDKKDDKKKEEPPKEIWIMDPAADQYYKWLTVIAGPVFYNLMMIVTRSCFNELQDTYTKLWLVLDYTADVIYYADTFVRSRTGYLEQGLLVKDAGKLRSKYRTTSQFKYDMISMIPTDLLFLKFGFNNPEFRFNRLCKISRLFEFFERTETRTSFPNMFRISNLVLYILIIIHWNACMFFAISKTIGFGTDTWVYPNISHPEHGRLARKYIYSLYWSTLTLTTIGETPPPVRDVEFLFVISDFLTGVLIFASIVGNVGAMISNMNASRAEFQAKIDSIKQYMQFRKVTKDLEARVIKWFDYLWTEKKTCDEKEVLKNLPDKLRAEIAINVHLDTLKKVRIFQDCEAGLLIELVLKLQPQVFSPGDYICKKGDIGREMYIIKEGKLAVVADDGVTQFVVLSDGAYFGEISILGIKGSKAGNRRTANIRSVGYSDLFALSKDDLMEALTEYPDAKKALEEKGKAILMKDNLIDEAIANAGADPKDIEEKIVKLQGNLDGLQVQFAKLMAQLTSSQTRMKQRVTEMEAKVKSIRPEDLTEVVADKDKKVQ
- the cnga3a gene encoding cyclic nucleotide-gated cation channel alpha-3 isoform X3, giving the protein MAKICSEKTFLNRQRLSRNTPDEELAVIENGDSRVHSLCGDNCETALSSETRRGSFTGAGAMARLSYFFFMLWNWASHRENRQTERHDSFLERFRGPDLKDISSRESNAQSVGLNDTIRKRKKEIWIMDPAADQYYKWLTVIAGPVFYNLMMIVTRSCFNELQDTYTKLWLVLDYTADVIYYADTFVRSRTGYLEQGLLVKDAGKLRSKYRTTSQFKYDMISMIPTDLLFLKFGFNNPEFRFNRLCKISRLFEFFERTETRTSFPNMFRISNLVLYILIIIHWNACMFFAISKTIGFGTDTWVYPNISHPEHGRLARKYIYSLYWSTLTLTTIGETPPPVRDVEFLFVISDFLTGVLIFASIVGNVGAMISNMNASRAEFQAKIDSIKQYMQFRKVTKDLEARVIKWFDYLWTEKKTCDEKEVLKNLPDKLRAEIAINVHLDTLKKVRIFQDCEAGLLIELVLKLQPQVFSPGDYICKKGDIGREMYIIKEGKLAVVADDGVTQFVVLSDGAYFGEISILGIKGSKAGNRRTANIRSVGYSDLFALSKDDLMEALTEYPDAKKALEEKGKAILMKDNLIDEAIANAGADPKDIEEKIVKLQGNLDGLQVQFAKLMAQLTSSQTRMKQRVTEMEAKVKSIRPEDLTEVVADKDKKVQ
- the cnga3a gene encoding cyclic nucleotide-gated cation channel alpha-3 isoform X4, with translation MAKICSEKTFLNRQRLSRNTPDEELAVIENGDSRVHSLCGDNCETALSSETRRGSFTGAGAMARENRQTERHDSFLERFRGPDLKDISSRESNAQSVGLNDTIRKRKKEIWIMDPAADQYYKWLTVIAGPVFYNLMMIVTRSCFNELQDTYTKLWLVLDYTADVIYYADTFVRSRTGYLEQGLLVKDAGKLRSKYRTTSQFKYDMISMIPTDLLFLKFGFNNPEFRFNRLCKISRLFEFFERTETRTSFPNMFRISNLVLYILIIIHWNACMFFAISKTIGFGTDTWVYPNISHPEHGRLARKYIYSLYWSTLTLTTIGETPPPVRDVEFLFVISDFLTGVLIFASIVGNVGAMISNMNASRAEFQAKIDSIKQYMQFRKVTKDLEARVIKWFDYLWTEKKTCDEKEVLKNLPDKLRAEIAINVHLDTLKKVRIFQDCEAGLLIELVLKLQPQVFSPGDYICKKGDIGREMYIIKEGKLAVVADDGVTQFVVLSDGAYFGEISILGIKGSKAGNRRTANIRSVGYSDLFALSKDDLMEALTEYPDAKKALEEKGKAILMKDNLIDEAIANAGADPKDIEEKIVKLQGNLDGLQVQFAKLMAQLTSSQTRMKQRVTEMEAKVKSIRPEDLTEVVADKDKKVQ
- the cnga3a gene encoding cyclic nucleotide-gated channel cone photoreceptor subunit alpha isoform X1, coding for MAKICSEKTFLNRQRLSRNTPDEELAVIENGDSRVHSLCGDNCETALSSETRRGSFTGAGAMARLSYFFFMLWNWASHRENRQTERHDSFLERFRGPDLKDISSRESNAQSVGLNDTIRKRNKWPLAAYNMNNCNNTDDKKEEIKKEEKKEEKKDEEKKDGDKKEEEKKDEKKDEKKDEKKDEKKDDKKDDKKDDKKDDKKKEEPPKEIWIMDPAADQYYKWLTVIAGPVFYNLMMIVTRSCFNELQDTYTKLWLVLDYTADVIYYADTFVRSRTGYLEQGLLVKDAGKLRSKYRTTSQFKYDMISMIPTDLLFLKFGFNNPEFRFNRLCKISRLFEFFERTETRTSFPNMFRISNLVLYILIIIHWNACMFFAISKTIGFGTDTWVYPNISHPEHGRLARKYIYSLYWSTLTLTTIGETPPPVRDVEFLFVISDFLTGVLIFASIVGNVGAMISNMNASRAEFQAKIDSIKQYMQFRKVTKDLEARVIKWFDYLWTEKKTCDEKEVLKNLPDKLRAEIAINVHLDTLKKVRIFQDCEAGLLIELVLKLQPQVFSPGDYICKKGDIGREMYIIKEGKLAVVADDGVTQFVVLSDGAYFGEISILGIKGSKAGNRRTANIRSVGYSDLFALSKDDLMEALTEYPDAKKALEEKGKAILMKDNLIDEAIANAGADPKDIEEKIVKLQGNLDGLQVQFAKLMAQLTSSQTRMKQRVTEMEAKVKSIRPEDLTEVVADKDKKVQ
- the ube3a gene encoding ubiquitin-protein ligase E3A — its product is MNRAAAKHLIERYFRQLTDGCGNGACTNEFCASCCDFRPLDNNAAAAKALELFKINAKLCNPNPSKKDSDSSANENSLLDSKMSDRENFSDVHHLTENTVCTLLSSCEEEGDYSALVRVIGRVFSNAESLMKSFRKDEHNATENLDSTDVDKQSEETSEAMGASSAAAGEGASNMSDPCEVTVDICAVRRVYDRLLTIDQVEAALVNAIIYLTPNMELDLEYLDVYDTNPDYLNIFIIVMENSNLHSPEYLEVALPQFCKAMSKLPVAALARLSRVWSKYDLPHIRRMMETFQQLITFTVVSNEYDGENLVNDDETVVAATQCLKVVFYASIQAGDVNVEHNDDDEDDSESDELTLHEMLGEEQLYKKGPRVDPLEKELGVRPLDSIKPLIPFEDFINESLNEVVEMDKDFTFFKVNAETKFSFQTCPFILNVVTKNQGLYYDNRIRMYSERRLTALYSMVQGQQPNPYLKLKVRRDHIIDDALVRLEMISMENPSDLKKQLFVEFEGEQGVDEGGVSKEFFQLVLEEIFNPDIGMFTYDDETKLFWFNSSSLENEAQYTLVGLVLGLAIYNNCILDVHFPMVVYRKLLGKKGTYLDLSDSHPALFQSLKELLEYTGNVETDMMLTFQISHTDLFGSPVLHDLKEDGEQIPVTKENRQEFVDLYTDYILNTSVERQFKAFKKGFQMVTKESPLKYLFRPEEVEMLICGSRKLDFEALEKTTDYDGGYSKDSQIIKDFWETIHSFGEEQKRLFLQFTTGTDRAPVGGLGKLKMIIAKNGSDTDRLPTSHTCFNALLLPEYSSKEKLKERLLKAITYAKGFGML